The following are from one region of the Coffea eugenioides isolate CCC68of chromosome 2, Ceug_1.0, whole genome shotgun sequence genome:
- the LOC113759584 gene encoding putative disease resistance RPP13-like protein 1 yields MGGIGKTTLAQMVYNDDRVNKFFDSKAWACVSDDFDIFGVTKTILKAITAGGCDYEDLNMVQVKLSEALTRKRFLIVLDDVWNEKYEDWDILCRPFLVGSSGSKIIVTTRNHRVASVVSSTAGYSLKELTDDDSLCLLARHALGRTNFDRYPNLEGIGRSIVRKCKNLPLAVKTLGGLLRARSTPDEWTDILNSEIWEIKEDQSDILPALRLSYYHLPAHLKPCFAYCSIFPKDYEFDKYELVLLWMAEGFIEESKASELMEDIGDNYFKELLMRSFFQQSSSTSSRFVMHDLINDLARYVAGDFCSRLTDDLEENIKCTILDKVRYASFTSSGYGATQKFKTLQKAKHLRSFLPLPIFVKYEGLPFYIAKKVVAELLLELRYSRVLSFSGYAISDLPNSIGELIHLRYLNLSGTWLKLLPESLSNLCNLQTLRLSNCRELINLPVGIRKLINLRHLENSNTSQLCKMPSGIDQLTSLQTLSKVVVSKHGGFRLNDLGNLSLLAGSLAILELQNVTNVQEARDANLKNKRDLDNIVLAWNSEYDDSLSKVLQQDLLEALRPYTNLTSLEIEFYRGDKFSSWVGDSSFTKLVKVSLRGCTYCKCLPSLGQLPALKDLSIQSMLGVKAVGTEFCGKDCSWEFSFPSLESLTFNDMPQWEEWTCLSSAGENECHFPLLRKLCISCCPELKSIPVLHLPSLSELKLKQCSLGIAKCFHNLTSLYKLEFRQIIGLASLEDVFKQFPSGLEDITLHECRQLKNLWGSSNTINVVQLKSLVVSECSQLSSLEELGVLPTLKYLEIKGCSALQSLPTLSGLNTLQISRCSALSCLPMEKLLLPQLRNLEIWQCQKLNLTPEIVIEDTSTSIERLEIVGCPYLNLRTMLGSVYCFASLRSLYISDCDHHLDQLPSPSSEYLSLDRCKNVSYLPSGLGRLRSLFPQGDFPPSLKFLHIGAGENLQLKPLSEWGLNRLTYLESFSICSGYPELESFSGSGDDGLALLPPTLRSVAIGDLPNLKSLSTFLRGLTALQYLHIFNCPKLGSLPKESLRNPLQTLLIYQCPLLEKRCLMDRGDYWPVIEEIPLVRIGSDGIRYSEI; encoded by the coding sequence ATGGGAGGGATTGGTAAAACAACTCTTGCTCAAATGGTGTACAATGATGACAGAGTCAACAAATTTTTCGATTCCAAGGCTTGGGCTTGTGTTTCAGATGATTTTGACATTTTTGGGGTAACAAAGACAATCCTTAAAGCAATCACAGCGGGTGGCTGTGATTATGAGGATCTGAATATGGTTCAAGTGAAACTGAGTGAGGCCTTGACCAGGAAGAGGTTTCTAATTGTTTTAGATGATGTTTGGAATGAAAAATATGAGGACTGGGACATCCTGTGCCGCCCATTTCTAGTTGGTTCATCTGGGAGCAAGATAATTGTCACCACTCGGAATCATAGGGTGGCATCAGTAGTGTCTTCCACTGCTGGATATAGTCTGAAGGAGTTGACAGATGATGACAGCTTATGCTTACTGGCAAGACATGCACTGGGAAGGACAAATTTTGACAGGTACCCCAATCTAGAAGGCATTGGTAGGAGTATTGTAAGGAAATGTAAGAACTTGCCCTTGGCCGTGAAGACTCTTGGAGGGTTGTTGCGTGCTAGATCGACCCCAGATGAATGGACGGATATACTGAACAGTGAGATATGGGAAATAAAAGAGGATCAAAGTGACATTCTTCCAGCACTAAGATTAAGCTATTATCATCTTCCTGCCCACCTAAAACCGTGCTTTGCTTACTGCTCCATATTTCCCAAGGACTATGAGTTTGACAAATATGAGCTTGTATTGCTCTGGATGGCAGAGGGTTTTATCGAGGAGTCAAAAGCAAGCGAACTTATGGAGGACATAGGGGACAATTATTTTAAGGAGCTACTAATGAGGTCCTTCTTCCAGCAGTCTAGTTCCACTAGTTCACGTTTTGTGATGCATGACCTTATTAACGATCTAGCCAGATATGTTGCTGGAGATTTTTGTTCCAGACTGACAGACGACTTGGAAGAGAACATCAAATGCACGATCCTTGACAAGGTTAGGTACGCATCATTCACAAGTTCAGGGTATGGAGCTACACAAAAGTTTAAAACTCTTCAGAAAGCAAAACATTTGCGAAGTTTCCTACCATTGCCCATTTTTGTCAAGTATGAAGGCTTGCCGTTTTACATCGCTAAAAAGGTCGTAGCAGAACTTTTGCTGGAATTGCGATACTCAAGGGTGCTATCATTCAGTGGCTATGCTATCTCTGATCTACCAAATTCCATCGGTGAATTAATACATCTAAGGTACCTGAATTTGTCTGGTACTTGGCTGAAATTGTTGCCTGAATCATTGAGTAATCTTTGCAATTTACAAACACTACGTTTGAGCAACTGCAGGGAGCTGATTAACTTACCGGTAGGTATTAGAAAATTAATTAACCTTCGCCATCTTGAAAATTCCAATACTAGTCAATTGTGTAAGATGCCTTCAGGGATTGATCAGTTGACGAGCTTGCAGACACTATCCAAAGTGGTTGTGAGCAAACATGGTGGGTTCAGGCTGAATGACTTGGGGAACTTGTCCTTACTGGCAGGGTCACTCGCCATTCTGGAGTTGCAAAATGTTACGAATGTTCAAGAAGCACGGGATGCCAACTTGAAGAACAAGAGGGACCTTGATAACATAGTATTGGCATGGAATAGTGAATATGATGATTCTCTGAGTAAAGTTCTTCAACAAGATTTGCTTGAGGCGCTACGACCATACACAAACCTAACGAGTCTTGAAATTGAGTTCTATAGGGGAGACAAATTCTCTTCCTGGGTGGGGGATTCTTCATTTACTAAATTAGTAAAAGTAAGCCTTAGAGGTTGTACATACTGCAAGTGTTTACCATCACTCGGGCAATTGCCTGCGCTCAAGGATTTGAGCATTCAAAGCATGCTTGGGGTGAAGGCAGTAGGTACGGAGTTTTGTGGCAAAGATTGCTCTTGGGAATTTTCCTTTCCATCGCTTGAAAGTCTAACATTTAATGACATGCCACAATGGGAGGAATGGACTTGCTTAAGTTCAGCAGGAGAGAACGAATGCCACTTCCCTCTGCTCCGAAAGCTCTGTATAAGTTGCTGCCCAGAGTTGAAAAGCATTCCTGTTTTGCATCTTCCTTCACTCTCTGAACTAAAGTTAAAACAGTGCTCGCTGGGAATTGCGAAATGTTTTCACAATTTGACCTCATTATACAAATTGGAGTTTCGGCAGATTATAGGGCTCGCATCCCTCGAGGATGTGTTCAAGCAGTTTCCATCAGGCCTTGAAGATATCACATTACATGAATGCCGTCAACTGAAAAATCTGTGGGGCTCAAGTAACACTATAAACGTTGTGCAGCTAAAATCTTTAGTTGTTTCAGAATGTTCACAGCTTTCATCCTTGGAGGAGCTTGGTGTCTTACCAACGCTCAAATATCTTGAGATAAAAGGTTGCAGTGCTCTCCAGTCTTTGCCTACATTATCTGGTCTTAACACATTGCAAATAAGCAGATGCTCAGCCCTCAGTTGCTTGCCAATGGAGAAGTTGCTCCTCCCTCAGCTTAGGAATCTTGAGATCTGGCAGTGCCAGAAACTGAACCTTACTCCAGAGATTGTCATTGAGGACACCAGCACATCGATTGAGAGACTGGAAATCGTTGGTTGCCCATATCTGAATTTGAGGACAATGCTTGGTTCAGTCTATTGTTTTGCAAGTCTCCGGTCTTTGTATATCAGCGATTGTGATCATCATCTGGATCAATTGCCCAGTCCAAGTTCGGAATATCTTTCCTTGGACAGATGCAAAAATGTTAGTTACTTGCCCAGTGGGTTGGGAAGACTAAGATCTCTATTTCCACAAGGAGATTTTCCTCCCAGTCTGAAGTTTCTTCACATAGGGGCAGGAGAAAACTTACAGCTGAAGCCCCTGTCAGAATGGGGACTCAACAGACTCACGTATCTTGAAAGTTTCAGCATCTGCAGTGGATATCCAGAGCTGGAATCATTTTCTGGTAGTGGCGATGATGGATTGGCTTTGCTTCCTCCAACTCTTAGGTCCGTCGCCATTGGTGACTTACCAAATCTGAAATCGCTCTCCACGTTCTTGCGAGGTCTTACAGCTCTTCAATATCTGCATATCTTTAACTGCCCCAAGCTTGGATCCCTACCAAAGGAATCGCTGCGTAATCCGCTTCAAACTCTACTAATTTATCAATGCCCACTTCTTGAGAAAAGGTGTTTGATGGATAGAGGAGACTACTGGCCCGTGATTGAAGAGATTCCCCTTGTGAGAATAGGCAGTGATGGCATCAGGTATTCAGAGATTTAG